TGGATTTCTTTACCGCCTGCGCCGAAGGGGTGATGTGCCCGCTGGGTGAAGGCGCCATTGATTATCCTGCCGTGCGCGCCTTACTGAGCGAGCGTGCCTACCAGGGCTGGATCACCATCGAACAGGAGCGTGATCCACGTAACGTGGCAACCAGTCTGCGCGACGTTACTGCCAGCCTTAACTACCTGCATTCCGTCGGATTCTGACCAGGAGAACATCATGATTAACGGCATTAAACCACTCGACAGATCGCTGCGCTGGGGCATGGTTGGCGGCGGCGGCACCAGCCAGATTGGCTATATTCATCGCTCATCCGCACAGCGTGATGGCACGTTCAGCCTGGTGGCGGGCGCTTTTGATATTGATGCGCAACGCGGTAAAGAGTTTGGTCGCTCACTCGGCGTCGACGAACAGCGCTGCTACCCCGATTATCAGACGTTCTTTGCCGAAGAAGCCAGCCGCGCAGACGGTATTGAAGCAGTATCGATCGCCACACCGAACAACACCCATTTTGAGATCTGTCGCGCCGCGCTGGAAGCGGGCCTGCATGTGGTATGTGAAAAGCCACTCTGCTTTAACACCGAAGAAGCGCAGATCCTCGAAGATCTCTGCGCCCGTCAGCGCAAGGTCATTGGCGTGACCTACGGCTATGCCGGGCATCAGCTGATTCATCAGGCGCGCGAAATGATTGCCGAAGGGTTGCTGGGTGATATTCGTATTATCAATATGTCGTTCTCGCACGGCTTCCATGCCGAAGCGGTCGAACTGGATAATCCGAGCACCAAATGGCGCGTCGACCCGCGTTTTGTCGGACCAAGTTATGTACTTGGCGATCTGGCGACCCATCCGCTGTTTATCGCCGAAACCATGGTGCCGGAGCTGAATATCAAACGCCTGATGTGCTCACGTCAGAGCTTTGTGAAAAGCCGCGCGCCGCTGGAAGATAACGCCTATGTGCTGATGGAGTATGACAATGGCGCCGTTGGCTCGATGTGGTGTTCGGCGGTGAACTGCGGTTCGATGCATGGGCAGAAGGTGCGGGTAATTGGCTCGAAAGCCAGCATCGAATGGTGGGATGAGCAACCGAACCAGCTGCGCTACGAAATTCAGGGCGAGCCGGTGCGCATTCTGGAGCGTGGAATGTCTTATCTTCACCCGCGCGCGCTGGAAGAGGATCGCATTGGCGGCGGACACCCGGAAGGTCTGTTTGAAGCCTGGTCGAATCTGTATCGCCGCTTCGCCATCGCGATGGATGCCACTGACCGCGGTGACGCAAAGCTGCTGGAGAATTTCTGGTATCCCGACGTCCATGCCGGTCTGATGGGCGTACGCTGGGTTGAGAACTGCGTGCGCTCCGCCGACAGCGGCGCCAGCTGGGTGGAATTTCGTTAGTTTGTTATTGCCGGCGGGCGGCGTTTTGTCGTCCGCACACATAATTTGCACCACTTCTGATAACTAATCTTCATCTCAAGCAGCTACACTCTGCGCTGGACCGAAAAACTGAATCTGAGGTGAAGTGTGAAAATTAAAAGTTATGCAGCAATGGCAGCCGGTCAGGCTCTGGAACTGTACGAATATGATGCAGCCACGCTGAGTGCAGAGGAAGTTGAAGTTGAGGTCGAATATTGCGGCGTGTGCCACTCTGACCTGTCGATGATCGACAACGAATGGGGTATTTCCAGCTATCCAACCATTGCTGGCCATGAAGTGATTGGCCGCGTTTCCGCGCTGGGTGAAGCCGCTAAAAGTAAAGGTCTGTCCATCGGACAACGTGTTGGTATCGGCTGGACGGCGAAAAGCTGTCAGCACTGTGATGCCTGTATCAACGGTGAGCAGGTAAACTGCCAGCAGGGCAGCACGCCAACCATTCTGAATCACGGCGGTTTCGCCGAAAAACTGCGCGCCGACTGGCAATGGGTGATCCCGCTGCCGGAAAAACTGGACGCAGCCAGCGCTGGCCCACTGCTGTGTGGTGGTATTACCGTATTTAAACCGCTGCTGATGAGCAATATCACCGCCACCAGCCGCGTGGGTGTGATCGGTATTGGCGGTCTGGGCCATATCGCCATCAAACTGCTGCGCGCTATGGGTGCGGAAGTGGTGGCGTTCAGTTCTACGCCAGCTAAAAAGCAGTCGATTCTGGATATGGGCGCAGATGAAGTGGTTAACAGCCGCGATGCAGAAGAGCTGAAAAAGCAGGCTGGCCGCTTTGACCTGATTCTCAGCACCGTTGCTGTCGATCTCGACTGGAAACCGTACTTCGATGCGCTGGCGCCAAAAGGTAAATTCCATACCGTTGGTGCCGTGATGAAACCATTCCAGGTAGGTGCTTTTGACCTGATTATGGGCGATAAAGCCGTGACCGGCTCTTCAACCGGTTCTCCGGGTCAGCTGCGTTCGCTGCTGAGACTGGCATCGCGTGCCGATATCGCGCCGCAGGTCGAGTTTTTCCCGATGTCGAAAATCAATGATGCGCTGGATCACGTCCGCGCCGGTAAAGCGAATTACCGTGTGGTGCTGAAAGCTGATTTCTAAGTAAGTAGCATGATATGCGGCCAGTGGTCGCATATCTCTTCTCTGCCCGAACACGTTCCCCCTGGCCTGTCCTCCGTACCTTTAAGCGCTCCCCCCTTCAGCAACAGCTACAGTATTTATACCGTCGGCTATCTGCGACCTTTTCTGCTGGATAAGAGCAGCGTACTGGCACGGCCAAAAATGACAGGGTTCTGCTTTTCATCATAACGTGGCAGGATTATGGTATCCCAGGTTATCTCATTGAACGGACAGCAAACTATGGCGAAATTACATGTGGGGATCGTGTTTGGCGGCAAATCTGCCGAGCATGAAGTATCACTTCAGTCGGCTAAAAATATCCTTGAGGCCATAGATAAGAGCCGTTTCGACGTATCGCTGA
This is a stretch of genomic DNA from Winslowiella toletana. It encodes these proteins:
- the ahr gene encoding NADPH-dependent aldehyde reductase Ahr; this encodes MKIKSYAAMAAGQALELYEYDAATLSAEEVEVEVEYCGVCHSDLSMIDNEWGISSYPTIAGHEVIGRVSALGEAAKSKGLSIGQRVGIGWTAKSCQHCDACINGEQVNCQQGSTPTILNHGGFAEKLRADWQWVIPLPEKLDAASAGPLLCGGITVFKPLLMSNITATSRVGVIGIGGLGHIAIKLLRAMGAEVVAFSSTPAKKQSILDMGADEVVNSRDAEELKKQAGRFDLILSTVAVDLDWKPYFDALAPKGKFHTVGAVMKPFQVGAFDLIMGDKAVTGSSTGSPGQLRSLLRLASRADIAPQVEFFPMSKINDALDHVRAGKANYRVVLKADF
- a CDS encoding Gfo/Idh/MocA family protein, with the translated sequence MINGIKPLDRSLRWGMVGGGGTSQIGYIHRSSAQRDGTFSLVAGAFDIDAQRGKEFGRSLGVDEQRCYPDYQTFFAEEASRADGIEAVSIATPNNTHFEICRAALEAGLHVVCEKPLCFNTEEAQILEDLCARQRKVIGVTYGYAGHQLIHQAREMIAEGLLGDIRIINMSFSHGFHAEAVELDNPSTKWRVDPRFVGPSYVLGDLATHPLFIAETMVPELNIKRLMCSRQSFVKSRAPLEDNAYVLMEYDNGAVGSMWCSAVNCGSMHGQKVRVIGSKASIEWWDEQPNQLRYEIQGEPVRILERGMSYLHPRALEEDRIGGGHPEGLFEAWSNLYRRFAIAMDATDRGDAKLLENFWYPDVHAGLMGVRWVENCVRSADSGASWVEFR